The Schizosaccharomyces pombe strain 972h- genome assembly, chromosome: I genome contains a region encoding:
- the etp1 gene encoding monooxygenase-ferredoxin fusion protein, translating into MNISRSSGLMRQFLLQPLRKGCDISCLGRSSWRMSRSFSGSSVLNEINLSRTKNLFLNDCKFNKNSFEKFFARRLSNSVAPTPGGILQETEKIPSKKVAFWLLGSSALVLAIVVVGGITRLTESGLSITEWKPITGVIPPLTDEQWNQEFELYKKSPEFEKLNSHMTVDEFKNIFFWEWFHRVLGRGIGLTILLPSIYMIVTKRASPWLSKRLIGLTGLVGLQGVIGWWMVKSGLSEELFSDGSHPRVSHYRLATHLAAAVALYIGLVWTGHGILQRHAFLKSMKSGSTSQLTSMVSSVQKMKGFRTSVNSFVGLVLITLLSGAFVAGLDAGMIYCTFPEMGEGRLAPSKSELFDQRFCRKDDKSDLIWRNMIDNPSLVQLEHRILAITTFVAACGLFIFSRAKRNILPKKIKTSINVVTGVVTAQATLGIMTLIYVVPVPLAALHQAGSLVTLTAALSLAQRLHPEYALKNIRSWTKLISSPPKSSISSSILTQQRQFHTFRPSFHSEIKKPLPGTGIKVFFVTPEGREIMIEGNEEGACEGSVACSTCHVIVDPEHYELLDPPEEDEEDMLDLAFGLEETSRLGCQVLLRKDLDGIRVRIPAQTRNIRLERPKA; encoded by the exons ATGAACATTTCACGTTCATCAGGTCTGATGAGACAGTTCCTGCTTCAGCCCTTACGGAAAGGCTGCGACATTTCTTGCCTTGGAAGGTCAAGTTGGAGAATGAGCAGGAGCTTCTCTGGATCGAGtgttttaaatgaaattaatttgTCACGGActaagaatttatttttgaatgattgtaagtttaataaaaattcatttgaaaagttttttgcTCGCCGGCTGAGTAACTCAGTCGCTCCTACACCAGGTGGCATCCTACAGGAAACCGAAAAAATTCCGAGTAAAAAGGTCGCCTTTTGGCTGCTTGGATCTTCTGCTCTTGTTCTTGCAATTGTTGTTGTAGGTGGCATTACTAGACTAACTGAATCCGGGTTAAGTATTACTGAATGGAAGCCCATCACTGGCGTAATTCCTCCTCTTACTGATGAACAATGGAACCAAGAATTTGagctttacaaaaaatcacCAGAGTTTGAGAAGCTGAACAGCCATATGACAGTGGATGAGtttaaaaacatatttttctGGGAGTGGTTTCATCGTGTCCTCGGTAGAGGAATCGGCTTGACAATCCTTCTTCCTTCCATATACATGATTGTGACTAAAAGGGCATCTCCTTGGCTAAGCAAGCGACTAATCGGCCTTACGGGACTCGTTGGACTTCAAGGAGTCATCGGTTGGTGGATGGTCAAGAGTGGTCTTTCAGAAGAGCTCTTCAGTGATGGTTCTCATCCGCGTGTTAGTCATTATCGCTTGGCTACTCATTTAGCCGCTGCCGTTGCTCTCTATATTGGCTTGGTGTGGACTGGGCATGGAATCCTTCAACGACATgcctttttgaaatctaTGAAGAGTGGCTCCACATCTCAATTGACTTCAATGGTTTCTTCAGTTCAGAAAATGAAAGGATTTCGTACTAGTGTTAACTCATTTGTTGGCTTGGTACTGATCACCCTTTTGTCCGGTGCCTTTGTTGCTGGATTGGATGCCGGAATGATTTATTGTACTTTCCCGGAAATGGGCGAAGGAAGACTTGCTCCATCTAAAAGCGAGTTATTTGATCAAAGGTTTTGTAGGAAAGACGACAAGTCCGATCTTATATGGAGAAACATGATTGACAACCCAAGTCTTGTTCAACTCGAACACCGTATCTTAGCTATTACTACTTTTGTTGCTGCATGTggtctttttattttttcccGTGCTAAAAGAAACATTTTGCCTAAGAAGATTAAAACTAGCATTAACGTTGTTACAGGCGTTGTAACTGCTCAAGCTACTTTGGGTATTATGACTCTAATCTATGTTGTCCCTGTACCTTTGGCAGCCCTTCATCAAGCCGGTAGTCTTGTTACATTAACCGCGGCCTTATCACTTGCTCAGCGCTTGCATCCAGAATAcgctttaaaaaacatcCGCTCATGGACAAAATTAATCTCTTCTCCTCCCAAAAGTAGCATTTCATCTTCCATTTTGACTCAACAACGCCAATTCCATACATTCCGCCCATCATTCCATTCCGAAATTAAAAAGCCTTTGCCGGGCACTGGAATCAAAGTTTTTTTCGTCACGCCTGAAGGACGTGAAATCATGATTGAGGGAAATGAAG AAGGCGCTTGTGAAGGGTCTGTTGCATGTTCGACTTGCCATGTTATCGTAGATCCAGAGCATTACGAACTTTTGGATCCCCCggaagaagatgaagaagacaTGCTTGATTTAGCATTTGGTCTTGAGGAAACAAGCAGATTGGGATGCCAAGTACTCTTAAGAAAAGATTTGGATGGCATCCGTGTACGAATTCCTGCTCAGACTAGAAACATACGATTGGAGAGACCAAAAGCTTGA